One stretch of Micromonospora echinospora DNA includes these proteins:
- the mycP gene encoding type VII secretion-associated serine protease mycosin: protein MRDSLRPGATERRVRAGHRIRAVLSGTAVAALLGGALTVPSPAVAAPKCGPTGGPAPTETPWALSRLDPAAAWRVGKGAGTTVAVIDSGVSPSHPLLRGRVLPGEDFNQLVRLQGQCDLVGHGTMVAGIIAGREGTGSPYTGIAPEARILPLRVLAENKENFDPDVPGEIGKAIRWAVDNDAGVINLSLVTLDDPALKSAVQYALDKDVVVVASAGNRQENREDRPAYPAAYPGVIAVAGLDEQGGHVGSSVSGDYVDIAGPGLNIVGPAPQGSGYRAEPQGGTSFATAYVSGVAALVRAAHPDISAAEVAHRLTRTADNPPDGHNADVGYGMVNPYRAVTSLLGTRADPPLGAMPPPAPPTDPLAWQRTVAIWVAVVGGLLAGVLLTLRPILVRGRRRGWRPGRRDVPQDA from the coding sequence GTGCGCGACAGCTTGCGGCCGGGCGCGACAGAGCGACGCGTCCGGGCCGGACACCGGATCAGGGCCGTCCTCTCCGGAACGGCGGTGGCCGCCCTGCTCGGCGGCGCGCTGACGGTGCCCTCGCCCGCGGTGGCCGCCCCGAAGTGCGGGCCCACCGGCGGTCCCGCGCCCACCGAGACGCCGTGGGCGCTGAGCCGCCTCGACCCGGCCGCCGCGTGGCGCGTCGGCAAGGGCGCGGGGACCACCGTCGCGGTGATCGACTCCGGGGTCTCGCCGTCCCATCCCCTGCTGCGCGGGCGGGTGCTGCCCGGTGAGGACTTCAACCAGCTCGTCCGGCTCCAGGGCCAGTGCGACCTGGTCGGTCACGGCACCATGGTCGCCGGCATCATCGCGGGGCGGGAGGGCACCGGCTCGCCGTACACCGGCATCGCGCCGGAGGCCCGCATCCTGCCGCTGCGCGTGCTGGCCGAGAACAAGGAGAACTTCGACCCGGACGTGCCGGGCGAGATCGGCAAGGCGATCCGCTGGGCGGTCGACAACGACGCCGGCGTGATCAACCTGTCCCTGGTCACGCTCGACGACCCGGCGCTGAAGTCGGCGGTGCAGTACGCGCTCGACAAGGACGTGGTGGTCGTCGCCTCCGCCGGCAACCGGCAGGAGAACCGGGAGGACCGGCCGGCCTATCCGGCGGCGTACCCGGGGGTCATCGCCGTCGCCGGCCTGGACGAGCAGGGCGGGCACGTGGGCAGCTCGGTCAGCGGGGACTATGTGGACATCGCCGGCCCAGGGCTGAACATCGTCGGGCCCGCGCCGCAGGGGTCCGGCTACCGGGCCGAGCCGCAGGGCGGGACGAGCTTCGCCACCGCGTACGTCTCCGGGGTCGCCGCGCTGGTACGGGCCGCGCACCCCGACATCAGCGCCGCCGAGGTCGCCCACCGGCTGACCCGCACCGCCGACAACCCGCCCGACGGGCACAACGCCGACGTCGGCTACGGGATGGTCAACCCCTACCGGGCGGTGACCAGCCTGCTCGGCACCCGTGCTGACCCGCCGCTGGGCGCCATGCCGCCGCCGGCGCCGCCCACCGACCCGCTGGCGTGGCAGCGCACCGTCGCGATCTGGGTCGCCGTCGTCGGCGGGCTGCTCGCCGGCGTCCTGCTGACGCTGCGGCCGATCCTGGTACGCGGCCGGCGACGCGGCTGGCGCCCCGGCCGACGGGACGTCCCGCAGGACGCCTGA
- a CDS encoding helix-turn-helix transcriptional regulator, producing the protein MTTMATTPGEDGSRRNWTFLTNHGHVLLAIARNPTARLRDVADEVGVTERAAQAIVADLEAGGYLRRTRVGRRNEYTINSKGRFRHPAEADQQVGALLALFAAEPAGDVTADR; encoded by the coding sequence ATGACCACCATGGCGACGACACCAGGTGAGGACGGGAGCCGCCGTAACTGGACCTTCCTCACCAATCACGGGCATGTGCTGCTGGCGATCGCGCGTAACCCCACCGCGCGGCTGCGGGACGTGGCCGACGAGGTGGGCGTGACCGAACGGGCGGCCCAGGCCATCGTCGCCGATCTGGAGGCCGGGGGTTACCTGCGGCGCACCCGGGTGGGGCGGCGCAACGAGTACACGATCAACTCGAAGGGGCGCTTCCGGCACCCGGCGGAGGCCGACCAGCAGGTGGGGGCCCTGCTGGCCCTCTTCGCCGCCGAGCCGGCCGGCGACGTCACCGCCGACCGGTGA
- a CDS encoding carbonic anhydrase: protein MTPRSPEQALAELRAGNLRFVTGVPQHPNQDAGHRAAVADGQHPFAVIVGCSDSRLAAEIIFDRGLGDLFVVRTAGHTAGPEVLGSVEYAVTVLGTPLVVVLGHDSCGAVQAAREGVRTGAAPAGHLGAVVDAVSPSLLRAARQGIEDLDGIVDVHIAQTVETLLARSGVLAERVAAGRCAVVGMSYRLSGGEVRTVAQVPAPLPAPSAPADADAALAS from the coding sequence ATGACGCCGAGAAGCCCGGAGCAGGCGCTCGCGGAACTGCGCGCCGGTAACCTCCGGTTCGTCACCGGTGTGCCGCAGCATCCGAATCAGGACGCCGGGCACCGGGCGGCCGTGGCCGACGGCCAGCACCCCTTCGCGGTGATCGTCGGCTGCTCCGACTCGCGGCTCGCGGCGGAGATCATCTTCGACCGGGGTCTCGGCGACCTCTTCGTGGTGCGTACCGCCGGGCACACCGCCGGGCCCGAGGTGCTCGGCAGCGTCGAGTACGCGGTCACCGTGCTGGGCACGCCGCTCGTGGTGGTGCTCGGGCACGACTCCTGCGGCGCGGTCCAGGCCGCCCGGGAGGGGGTCCGGACCGGCGCCGCGCCGGCCGGGCACCTGGGCGCGGTGGTGGACGCGGTCTCGCCCAGCCTGCTGCGGGCCGCCCGGCAGGGGATCGAAGACCTCGACGGCATCGTCGACGTCCACATCGCGCAGACCGTGGAGACGCTGCTGGCCCGGTCCGGCGTGCTGGCCGAGCGGGTCGCGGCGGGCCGGTGCGCGGTGGTGGGAATGTCGTACCGGCTCTCCGGCGGCGAGGTGCGGACAGTGGCGCAGGTCCCGGCGCCACTGCCCGCTCCCTCGGCGCCGGCGGACGCGGACGCGGCGCTGGCCAGCTGA
- a CDS encoding coiled-coil domain-containing protein: protein MTPPLRRWLTPLVAVLASLAVLAGPNAATAAPAAAAPNKPSGHEEDGEPPLITEAIDTANRAFLQAKAKLAKSQDRQRRLAAEVQTAQAELEALSPQVNQLAAQSYRTGRMGAMAMLLESNSPDSFVRRVNALDELNLLNAQRLAAINAVKTRAEQAKIALDAEVREQEKQKNAMEREKVQAERALKLVGGLGFTGGLVDATSPVAKIGPGRTGDGGWKAESCSEKDPTTSGCVTPRTLHAYKEVRRAGYTRFVGCYRPGGPWEHPKGKACDWSLQSSGFAPWHNNDTRKYGNDVAAFLIRNADRLGIYYVIWNRQIWFPATGWSSYSGPSNHTDHVHMSML from the coding sequence GTGACGCCACCCCTGCGCCGCTGGCTGACACCCCTGGTGGCCGTGCTGGCCTCGCTGGCAGTGCTGGCCGGGCCGAACGCGGCGACGGCGGCCCCCGCCGCGGCGGCCCCGAACAAGCCGTCCGGGCACGAGGAGGACGGCGAACCACCGCTCATCACCGAGGCGATCGACACCGCCAACCGCGCCTTCCTCCAGGCGAAGGCGAAGCTGGCCAAGTCGCAGGACCGCCAGCGTCGGCTGGCCGCCGAGGTGCAGACGGCACAGGCCGAACTCGAGGCGCTCAGCCCGCAGGTCAACCAACTCGCCGCCCAGTCCTACCGGACCGGCCGGATGGGCGCGATGGCGATGTTGCTGGAGAGCAACTCGCCCGACTCGTTCGTCCGCCGCGTCAACGCCCTGGACGAGCTGAACCTGCTCAACGCGCAGCGCCTGGCCGCCATCAACGCGGTCAAGACCCGCGCCGAGCAGGCCAAGATCGCGCTCGACGCCGAGGTGCGCGAGCAGGAGAAGCAGAAGAACGCGATGGAGCGCGAGAAGGTGCAGGCCGAGCGCGCCCTCAAGCTCGTCGGCGGCCTCGGCTTCACCGGCGGCCTGGTCGACGCCACCTCACCGGTCGCCAAGATCGGCCCCGGCCGCACCGGCGACGGCGGCTGGAAGGCCGAGTCGTGCAGCGAGAAAGACCCGACCACCTCGGGCTGCGTCACGCCGCGGACGCTGCACGCCTACAAGGAGGTCCGGCGCGCCGGCTATACGCGCTTCGTGGGCTGTTACCGGCCGGGCGGGCCGTGGGAGCACCCCAAGGGCAAGGCGTGCGACTGGTCGCTGCAGAGCAGCGGGTTCGCGCCCTGGCACAACAACGACACCCGCAAGTACGGCAACGACGTGGCCGCCTTCCTCATCCGCAACGCCGACCGGCTGGGCATCTACTACGTCATCTGGAACCGGCAGATCTGGTTCCCGGCCACCGGCTGGAGTTCGTACAGCGGACCGTCGAACCACACCGACCACGTCCACATGTCGATGCTCTGA
- a CDS encoding YibE/F family protein codes for MGADHTRPAPPTPPGVRRLLVAVVVPLFALTVIAALVLWPRQDREPVGGADVPRYHGTVTRVVTEPCPPTPEAPEGAGGPCGTATVTAEQGPDTGRQVETPLPAGPGAPRVEVGDKIVLVELIDPADPSVKSYNIAEHQRGTPLIWLLVLFAAAIVAFGRWRGLAALGGLVASFAILLGFVLPGIGGGQPPLLVAIVGAALIMFVVLYLTHGITAQTSVAVLGTLGSLVITGVLGLLATSATHLTGFGSEDATTLSMFRADVDLHGLLLAGIIIGSLGVLDDVTVTQAATVTELAHANPGLSRRQLYRAATRVGRAHIASTVNTIVLAYAGASLPLLLLLVADSRPVSQILTSEFLAQEIVRSAVATLGLIAAVPLTTALAAIVTTAGRRATGAEPAAPAPRPPAGRDDALEALGGGRSTEATW; via the coding sequence TTGGGTGCCGACCACACCCGCCCCGCACCGCCCACGCCACCGGGCGTACGGCGGCTGCTCGTCGCCGTGGTGGTACCGCTGTTCGCGCTCACCGTGATCGCGGCGCTGGTGCTCTGGCCCCGGCAGGACCGGGAGCCGGTCGGCGGCGCGGACGTCCCCCGCTACCACGGCACCGTGACCCGGGTGGTCACCGAACCCTGCCCGCCGACCCCGGAGGCCCCGGAGGGCGCGGGCGGCCCCTGCGGCACCGCGACGGTCACCGCCGAGCAGGGCCCGGACACGGGCCGGCAGGTCGAGACGCCGCTGCCGGCCGGGCCGGGGGCACCACGGGTCGAGGTCGGCGACAAGATCGTCCTGGTCGAGCTGATCGACCCGGCCGACCCGTCGGTGAAGTCCTACAACATCGCCGAGCACCAGCGCGGCACCCCGCTGATCTGGCTGCTGGTGCTCTTCGCCGCCGCGATCGTGGCATTCGGGCGCTGGCGCGGACTCGCCGCGCTCGGCGGCCTGGTGGCCAGCTTCGCGATCCTGCTCGGCTTCGTGCTTCCCGGCATCGGCGGCGGCCAGCCGCCGCTGCTGGTGGCGATCGTGGGCGCCGCGTTGATCATGTTCGTGGTGCTCTATTTGACGCACGGGATCACCGCGCAGACGTCGGTGGCGGTGCTCGGCACGCTGGGCAGCCTGGTGATCACCGGCGTGCTCGGCCTGCTCGCCACGTCCGCCACCCACCTGACCGGCTTCGGCAGCGAGGACGCCACCACCCTGTCCATGTTCCGGGCCGACGTGGACCTGCACGGGCTGCTGCTGGCGGGCATCATCATCGGCTCGCTGGGCGTGCTGGACGACGTCACCGTCACCCAGGCGGCCACCGTCACCGAACTCGCGCACGCCAACCCGGGACTGTCCCGGCGGCAGCTCTACCGGGCGGCGACCCGCGTCGGCCGGGCCCACATCGCGTCCACCGTCAACACCATCGTGCTGGCGTACGCGGGCGCCTCGCTGCCGCTCCTGCTCCTGCTGGTCGCCGACTCCCGCCCGGTGAGCCAGATCCTCACGAGCGAGTTCCTCGCCCAGGAGATCGTCCGCAGCGCGGTGGCCACGCTCGGCCTGATCGCGGCCGTACCGCTGACGACCGCACTCGCCGCGATCGTGACCACCGCCGGACGGCGTGCGACCGGCGCGGAGCCGGCGGCCCCCGCGCCCCGTCCGCCGGCCGGACGCGACGACGCGCTGGAGGCGCTCGGCGGCGGAAGGAGTACGGAGGCGACATGGTGA
- a CDS encoding SHOCT domain-containing protein, with protein MMWQSPMMGWMWIWSLAVLVVLAGLLWLAVRWTGPQQSGPTTARRILDERYARGEIDEDEYRRRRAGLA; from the coding sequence ATGATGTGGCAGAGCCCGATGATGGGCTGGATGTGGATCTGGTCCCTGGCGGTGCTGGTGGTGCTGGCAGGGCTCCTCTGGCTGGCCGTGCGGTGGACCGGCCCGCAGCAGTCCGGGCCGACCACGGCCCGGCGCATCCTCGACGAGCGGTACGCGCGCGGCGAGATCGACGAGGACGAGTACCGGCGACGCCGGGCCGGCCTGGCCTGA
- a CDS encoding metal-sensitive transcriptional regulator has product MTAPSSPTRGYTASKDQLLARLRRIEGQVRGIEKMVEDDRYCIDVLTQISAIQAALDKVGLGLLDGHARHCMHEGAAEGRADEMATEMMAAVGRLMKRG; this is encoded by the coding sequence ATGACCGCGCCGTCCAGCCCGACCCGGGGCTACACCGCCAGCAAGGACCAACTCCTCGCCCGGCTCCGCCGCATCGAGGGTCAGGTCCGGGGCATCGAGAAGATGGTCGAGGACGACCGTTACTGCATCGACGTGCTGACCCAGATCTCGGCCATCCAGGCGGCGCTGGACAAGGTCGGCCTCGGCCTGCTCGACGGGCACGCGCGGCACTGCATGCACGAGGGCGCCGCCGAGGGCCGGGCCGACGAGATGGCGACCGAGATGATGGCCGCCGTCGGTCGCCTGATGAAGCGCGGCTGA
- a CDS encoding heavy-metal-associated domain-containing protein, with amino-acid sequence MESTYQVSGMTCGHCVNSVSTELNALPGVSDVQVDLATGRVTVTSQNPLDADAVRAAVDEAGYDLVGA; translated from the coding sequence ATGGAGAGCACCTACCAGGTGAGCGGCATGACCTGCGGCCACTGCGTCAACTCGGTGAGCACCGAGCTGAACGCGCTTCCGGGCGTCAGCGACGTCCAGGTCGACCTGGCCACCGGCCGGGTCACCGTCACCAGTCAGAACCCGCTGGACGCGGACGCCGTCCGGGCGGCGGTCGACGAGGCCGGCTACGACCTCGTCGGTGCGTGA
- a CDS encoding heavy metal translocating P-type ATPase, translating into MTATGKALPTAPNLIELAIGGMTCASCAARIEKKLNRMDGVEATVNYATEKATVRYADDIAPADLIATVEKTGYTAVVPPPPEQAAAAAGEPVDELRTARTRLWVSAVLTVPVIVLAMVPAWQFDYWQWASLTLAAPVVVWGGLPFHRAALVNLRHGAATMDTLVSLGTLAAFGWSLWALFLGDAGMPGMKHPFSLDITRGDGAGNIYLEAAAGVTVFILAGRYFEARSKRTAGSALRALLELGAKDVAVLRDGQEVRVPVDRLAVGDRFVVRPGEKVATDGVVEEGTSAVDASMLTGESVPVEVGPGDTVVGATVNAGGRLVVRATRVGGDTQLAQMARLVEQAQTGKAAVQRLADRISGVFVPIVIALAAGTLGWWLGTGSGTTPAFTAAVAVLIIACPCALGLATPTALLVGTGRGAQLGVLIKGPEMLESTRRVDTVVLDKTGTVTTGRMALAEVLPADGEDAAELLRVAGALEAASEHPIARAVAEGAAEAGPLPPVGEFANAEGLGVTGTVEGRTVVVGRARLLRERGLDVPEEVARAATGAEAAGRTAILAGWDGRARGVLAVADAVKPTSRTAVARLRELGLTPVLLTGDNATVAKAVAAEVGIDEVIAEVLPAEKVAVIERLQGEGRVVAMVGDGVNDAAALARADLGLAMGTGTDAAIEAADLTLVRGDLTAAVDAIRLSRRTLAIIKGNLFWAFAYNVAALPLAAAGLLNPMLAGAAMAFSSVFVVGNSLRLRRFRPIG; encoded by the coding sequence ATGACTGCCACGGGAAAGGCGCTGCCCACCGCGCCGAACCTGATCGAGCTGGCGATCGGCGGGATGACCTGCGCGTCCTGTGCCGCCCGGATCGAGAAGAAACTCAACCGGATGGACGGCGTCGAGGCGACTGTGAACTACGCCACCGAGAAGGCCACCGTCCGGTACGCCGACGACATCGCGCCGGCCGACCTGATCGCCACCGTCGAGAAGACCGGCTACACCGCCGTGGTGCCGCCCCCGCCCGAGCAGGCGGCCGCAGCGGCCGGGGAGCCGGTGGACGAGCTGCGCACCGCGCGTACGCGGCTCTGGGTCTCCGCCGTGCTCACCGTGCCGGTGATCGTGCTCGCCATGGTTCCGGCCTGGCAGTTCGACTACTGGCAGTGGGCCTCGCTCACGCTGGCCGCGCCGGTCGTGGTCTGGGGCGGGCTGCCGTTCCACCGCGCCGCCCTGGTCAACCTGCGGCACGGCGCGGCGACCATGGACACGCTCGTCTCGCTCGGCACGCTCGCCGCGTTCGGCTGGTCGCTCTGGGCGCTGTTCCTCGGCGACGCCGGCATGCCCGGGATGAAGCACCCGTTCAGCCTCGACATCACCCGGGGCGACGGCGCCGGCAACATCTACCTGGAGGCCGCCGCCGGGGTGACCGTGTTCATCCTGGCCGGGCGGTACTTCGAGGCCCGTTCCAAGCGCACCGCCGGGTCGGCGCTGCGCGCCCTGCTCGAACTCGGGGCCAAGGACGTCGCGGTGCTGCGCGACGGCCAGGAGGTCCGGGTCCCGGTCGACCGGCTCGCGGTCGGCGACCGGTTCGTGGTCCGGCCCGGCGAGAAGGTCGCCACCGACGGCGTGGTCGAGGAGGGCACCTCGGCCGTCGACGCCAGCATGCTCACCGGCGAGTCGGTGCCGGTCGAGGTGGGGCCGGGCGACACGGTGGTCGGCGCGACGGTGAACGCCGGCGGCCGGCTGGTCGTCCGGGCCACCCGGGTCGGCGGCGACACCCAGCTCGCCCAGATGGCGCGGCTGGTGGAGCAGGCGCAGACCGGCAAGGCGGCCGTGCAGCGGCTCGCCGACCGGATCTCCGGCGTCTTCGTGCCGATCGTGATCGCGCTGGCTGCCGGCACGCTCGGCTGGTGGCTCGGCACCGGCTCGGGTACGACCCCCGCGTTCACCGCCGCGGTGGCCGTGCTGATCATCGCCTGCCCGTGCGCGCTCGGCCTGGCCACGCCGACCGCGCTGCTCGTCGGTACCGGACGCGGCGCGCAGCTCGGGGTGCTGATCAAGGGGCCGGAGATGCTGGAGTCCACCCGCCGGGTGGACACCGTGGTGCTGGACAAGACCGGCACCGTCACCACCGGCCGGATGGCGCTGGCCGAGGTGCTGCCCGCCGACGGCGAGGACGCCGCCGAGCTGCTCCGGGTGGCCGGCGCGCTGGAGGCCGCCTCCGAGCACCCGATCGCCCGGGCCGTCGCCGAGGGCGCGGCCGAGGCCGGGCCGCTGCCGCCGGTCGGCGAGTTCGCCAACGCCGAAGGGCTCGGCGTGACCGGCACGGTCGAGGGCCGGACCGTGGTGGTCGGCCGGGCGCGGCTGCTGCGCGAGCGGGGTCTCGACGTACCCGAGGAGGTCGCGCGGGCCGCGACCGGCGCGGAGGCGGCGGGCCGGACGGCGATCCTGGCCGGCTGGGACGGGCGGGCCCGGGGCGTGCTCGCGGTGGCCGACGCGGTGAAGCCGACCAGCCGGACGGCCGTCGCCCGGCTGCGTGAGCTGGGGCTCACACCGGTGCTGCTCACCGGCGACAACGCCACGGTGGCGAAGGCGGTGGCCGCCGAGGTCGGCATCGACGAGGTGATCGCGGAGGTGCTACCCGCCGAGAAGGTCGCGGTGATCGAGCGGCTGCAGGGCGAGGGCCGGGTGGTCGCGATGGTCGGCGACGGGGTCAACGACGCCGCCGCGCTGGCCCGGGCCGACCTCGGGCTGGCCATGGGCACCGGCACCGACGCGGCCATCGAGGCCGCCGACCTGACGCTGGTCCGGGGTGACCTGACCGCGGCCGTGGACGCGATCCGGCTCTCCCGGCGCACGCTGGCGATCATCAAGGGAAACCTGTTCTGGGCGTTCGCCTACAACGTGGCGGCGTTGCCGCTCGCGGCGGCCGGGCTGCTCAACCCGATGCTGGCCGGGGCGGCGATGGCCTTCTCGTCGGTCTTCGTGGTGGGCAACAGCCTGCGGCTGCGGCGTTTCCGCCCGATCGGGTGA
- a CDS encoding CsbD family protein translates to MGLDDKIDNTSQDAAGKVKEGVGRATDNERLEAEGRNDQAGAKLKQAGEKIKDAFKS, encoded by the coding sequence ATGGGTCTCGACGACAAGATCGACAACACTTCCCAGGACGCCGCGGGCAAGGTCAAGGAGGGCGTCGGCCGGGCCACGGACAACGAGCGCCTGGAGGCCGAGGGCCGCAACGACCAGGCCGGCGCCAAGCTCAAGCAGGCCGGCGAGAAGATCAAGGACGCCTTCAAGAGCTGA
- a CDS encoding dihydrofolate reductase family protein produces the protein MGEVTSQMSVSLDGYVAAPGQSLADPLGRGGLRLHEWAFATESWRAQHGQEGGERNPDAEVIEEMTGGVGAYVMGRRMFGGGEGPWDLGWTGWWGDDPPFRTPVFVLTHHPREPLVMNGGTEFHFVTDGPGAALERARSAAGDGRVCVAGGGATVRRYLTDGQLDSLWLHVVPIVLGGGTPLFDGPLDVVLEPEKVVASPAVTHVRYRVRH, from the coding sequence ATGGGAGAGGTGACCAGTCAGATGTCGGTGTCGCTGGACGGCTATGTGGCGGCGCCGGGCCAGAGCCTGGCGGACCCGCTGGGCCGTGGTGGCCTGCGGTTGCACGAGTGGGCGTTCGCCACCGAGAGCTGGCGCGCGCAGCACGGCCAGGAGGGCGGGGAGCGCAACCCGGACGCCGAGGTGATCGAGGAGATGACCGGGGGCGTCGGCGCGTACGTGATGGGCCGGCGCATGTTCGGCGGCGGCGAGGGTCCGTGGGACCTCGGGTGGACCGGCTGGTGGGGCGACGATCCGCCGTTCCGGACCCCGGTGTTCGTGCTGACCCACCACCCACGGGAACCGCTGGTCATGAACGGCGGCACGGAGTTCCACTTCGTCACCGACGGCCCCGGGGCGGCGCTGGAGCGGGCCCGGTCGGCGGCCGGCGACGGGCGGGTCTGCGTGGCCGGTGGCGGCGCCACGGTACGCCGGTACCTGACCGACGGGCAGCTCGACTCGCTCTGGCTGCACGTGGTGCCGATCGTGCTGGGCGGCGGCACACCGCTGTTCGACGGGCCGCTCGACGTGGTGCTGGAGCCGGAGAAGGTGGTGGCGTCACCCGCTGTCACGCACGTCCGCTACCGGGTGCGGCACTGA
- a CDS encoding RNA polymerase sigma factor, giving the protein MTSRAVEDLLRELAPQVLGVLVRRHGQFYACEDAVQEALLAAAVQWPEQGLPNHPRSWLVIVATRRLTDEWRREHARRAREVAVAVRQPAYATVAPPPDEEPPSGDDTLKLLFLCCHPALPVSAQIALTLRAVGGLSTAEIARAYLVPEATMSQRIRRAKQRIEAAGARFTLPSPADRDERLGAVLRVLYLVFNEGYAASSGEALHRAELTAEAIRLARELRRLLPDDGEVAGLLALMLLTDAHRAARTGPDGELVPLAEQDRGRWDRDAVAQGVALVTEALTWSSPGPYQVQAAIAAVHAEAPSAETTDWPQIVALYRVLAHIAPNPMVTLNQAVAVAMVDGPRAGLALLEPLDADGRTAGHHRLAAVRAHLLDLAGDRSDARAAYLAAARATTSLPERRYLQARAARLA; this is encoded by the coding sequence GTGACCTCGCGGGCGGTCGAGGACCTGCTACGCGAACTCGCACCGCAGGTCCTCGGCGTGCTCGTGCGCCGGCACGGCCAGTTCTACGCCTGCGAGGACGCCGTCCAGGAGGCGCTGCTCGCCGCCGCCGTCCAGTGGCCCGAGCAGGGCCTGCCAAACCACCCCCGCTCGTGGCTGGTCATAGTGGCCACCCGCCGGCTCACCGACGAGTGGCGCCGTGAGCACGCCCGCCGGGCACGCGAGGTCGCGGTGGCGGTCCGGCAGCCGGCGTACGCGACTGTCGCGCCGCCCCCCGACGAGGAGCCGCCGAGCGGGGACGACACGCTGAAGCTGCTGTTCCTCTGCTGCCATCCGGCGCTGCCGGTCAGCGCGCAGATCGCGCTCACGCTGCGTGCGGTGGGCGGGTTGAGCACTGCCGAGATCGCCCGCGCGTACCTGGTGCCGGAGGCGACCATGAGCCAGCGGATCCGCCGCGCGAAGCAGCGGATCGAGGCGGCCGGCGCGCGTTTCACGCTGCCCTCGCCGGCCGACCGCGACGAGCGGCTGGGCGCTGTGCTGCGCGTGCTCTACCTGGTGTTCAACGAGGGGTACGCGGCGTCGAGCGGCGAGGCGCTGCACCGGGCGGAGCTGACCGCCGAGGCGATCCGGCTGGCCCGGGAACTGCGCCGGCTGCTCCCGGACGACGGCGAGGTGGCCGGGTTGCTGGCGCTGATGCTGCTCACCGACGCGCACCGGGCGGCGCGTACCGGCCCGGACGGCGAACTGGTGCCGCTGGCCGAGCAGGATCGCGGCCGGTGGGACCGGGACGCCGTCGCGCAGGGGGTGGCGCTGGTGACCGAGGCGCTGACCTGGTCGTCGCCGGGGCCGTACCAGGTGCAGGCGGCCATCGCGGCGGTGCACGCGGAGGCCCCCTCCGCCGAGACCACTGACTGGCCGCAGATCGTCGCGCTCTACCGGGTGCTGGCCCACATCGCGCCGAATCCGATGGTCACGCTCAACCAGGCGGTCGCGGTGGCCATGGTGGACGGCCCGCGCGCCGGGCTCGCGCTGCTGGAGCCGCTCGACGCCGACGGCCGCACCGCCGGCCACCACCGGCTCGCCGCCGTCCGCGCGCATCTGCTCGACCTGGCCGGGGACCGGTCGGACGCGCGGGCCGCGTACCTGGCCGCCGCGCGGGCCACCACCAGCCTGCCGGAGCGCCGTTACCTCCAGGCCCGCGCCGCCCGCCTGGCCTGA
- a CDS encoding YciI family protein, translated as MLLIWNRPGFVEELSEAERNAIFGEVDEIMKELTESGELVGGEALAHPSQARTVRPAASGGTEITDGPFVESKEQFAGYLTVDCETPERAAEIAARWPDVRHGFGVLEVRAVMEQAGTEM; from the coding sequence ATGCTGCTGATCTGGAACCGGCCCGGCTTCGTGGAGGAGCTGTCCGAGGCGGAACGCAACGCGATCTTCGGCGAGGTCGACGAGATCATGAAGGAGCTGACCGAGTCCGGTGAGCTGGTCGGCGGAGAGGCGCTGGCCCACCCGTCGCAGGCCCGGACGGTACGACCGGCGGCCTCCGGCGGCACTGAAATCACCGACGGGCCGTTCGTGGAGAGCAAGGAGCAGTTCGCCGGCTACCTGACGGTCGACTGCGAGACCCCGGAGCGGGCCGCCGAGATCGCCGCGCGCTGGCCGGACGTGCGGCACGGTTTCGGCGTGCTGGAGGTGCGCGCGGTGATGGAGCAGGCCGGGACGGAGATGTGA